TATACACTCTAACCCGGTGGTTAGTATAGTAGATAAAGGTCCAAATACTGATGAGTAAAATGGCCCTCTCTTTTTTATACACCATGCGTGGATGAAGTATTTTGCTCCAGATCCAACTATTCCCTACAATTAGGGGGAAACAATATTAAATACTCACTCACAGATATTCAAGTACTTGTATATTTTTAAAGgtttttttgttcaaatataagctTATATTTGTAAAAAGACTAatatacttttattttttttggtcaAATATAAGCTTATACTACGTATTTGTAAAAAGACTACGAGTAATatacttttatttttttggtattccattacctttttttttgcttgaaaaatacCTATCCTAAGAGAATCTCATATGCTTAAGACAACTTTTATTTATGAATTCTCTCCATTTTCACACCTCCAAATTAAATTGATTTATCTCTTCCTTTCTCCAGAAAACTTACATTTACCACCCCTCATTCTCTTATCTAAATCAAAATAAGATCCGTACTTGTACATTTTTTGTTgtaaaaaggaaagaaaatcataAATGAACTCTTAACATAGATAGTTTTCAGACAAAgataaataaaagtataaaacacccttaaatttagcgtAGTTTTAAAATAAAAACCCTAGTTATAACctagttaatgtattatacaactggttgtatatacaacttagtTAATGTAATTGAGCGTTGTTATAAAGTTGTCGAGccctattaacaaaattatcgagctatggTACAAAATTATTGAGcataacagaataattattaagctcaataacttcgcaaaatagctcaataacttgtaaaatagttcaacaactttgtgtaagagctcaatAACTTTGAAGCGGTTGTATAatgctattatacaactggtAGTAGGACAATATTTGTGGTTATAACCAAGTAGATGTAAAAAGAAAGGGAATAAATGAGTTACACACCGAAAAGAAACATGAAGTAAGTTCAAGAGGCGAAGTCAAATTCCAAGATTTCAGATCTGAAGTTGTGAAGACGGCAATGGCTAAAGCTTGTAACATTCCTATAAAAGATGTCCAAGCAGAGAATGATAGAGAATCCGGGTAACATTTTGAAATTGGGACCTATATATCAAgaattaaaattcaccctgattATCATTAAAATTATTTACTTGTAATTTGTAAGAcgataaaaaaaaaagtgaaatttaTTTACCTGCATAATAAGCCAAATAGCCCAACAAGTTGCGCTTAGAAACAAATATAGAGAACCCAAAATCCAAATATGAtcatttgatgatgatgatgatgatttaaTTAGGACGAGAAAGTTGGCAAATTGGATGTTTATTAATATCTTTGGGCCTCTTATCAATGCGATACATATTGCTCCACCAACGCAGATAATTGTCCCACTAATCTTTGCTATGCTGCTCAACTTTTTTATACTCACTTGCTCCATTCTATTTATAACATCTGTTTAGTTAATCAAGGGTTCCACATAGACCAAATAAGTGTGAGACCAACTCACAAATATAATACGGACTACTACATTACTAATTTACTACTACtttcgtcccggtcaattgttgtcctttggttttgacacaaagaccaagaaaagaggagagatccaattactaaatgacaagtggaacaaattgagtatcaatgatcaaattactcattaagtttattcttaaaatagaaaagataacaaatgactgagatacccaaaaatgaaaaaggacaacaaatgaccggacaAAGGGAATACTAGGTAATATCCTATATTCTCatataagaaaaataagaagaaaagttcAATCATTTATCTCGTGGACGTCTTCTCCAAATAAAAGACCGTCTCAATTCCCTTTCCAAAACAACCTTACTGTATCCGAATATATGCAATCTATATATCAAAAGTTGTAAAGATGAAGTTGCAAGGCTTGGAAAACCCATAGACCAAGAAGTCATCACTATTAAGGTCCTTCGTGGCCTTGACTATAATATCTACAAGCTCGTCATCTACGCAGTTCATGCTCATGATACCCCTATTACCTTTGAAGCACTTCACGAAAAACTATGCTACATACCATTTTTTTTGGGATTACGTCATTGAGGGGCTGGGCGAGTTTAGTTCAAATCGTAGAGGCTCTCAGCGACTTATCTGTTTTCCTTATGTTACCTTTTTTGTAATACTAAAAAGGGTACTATCCGATGAGCATGAGGGGGTGAGCCACTTCAATACAAACCTAGTTTCGGAGTTGACATGGACTCAGATTTGGTAATAAGTTTCATCGTAACCCCTTTTGATAATTTTTTGGGTTTTGGGCcctattttagaaaaaaaaaaaaaatcaggtaAAAGGGATACTAGTCTAGATTCTGTGCATTAGACTATGTTTATCAATAACATTCATCAAAAGAAGAcaaaaaaaatcatcaaaaaataaTAATAGAATAATGACATTGGATTATGACATTGTGATTTCTCTCCCTCCTCCCCACATGTCAACTATCTATTGGGTAATTATTAAAGAGTCTACATGAtgtaatataataaaataataaaaatgagtGTCATAATACAATTATTAAtcaattagtagattatacaactggttgtatgtaGTTTATGTACAACCTTTTCAATGTTGTCGAGTTTTGTTATAAAGTTGTCGagctttattaacaaaattgtcgagttacaatacaaagttattgagcttaagaggaataattattaaactcaataactttttaaattagctcaataacttataaaatagctcgacaactttgtgTAAATAATTCAACAACTTTGAGacggttgtacaatgctaatatacaactggttgtaagatAGTATTTGTGATTATTAATGGGGTGAAAAAACTGAGGATGAATGTTATTGAGTTGGAAGAATAGTAAAATGGTgacaatattaatttatttataaCACCCAATTTTTTAATGTTATTGATGTACATAGTCTTATATGCACGGTATATAtagatttttattttttaatgtggTACTTATAGATTTGAAATTGATATCTCATTGATTTTCATATCTCAGCTTATtatattttgattttagaaaaaaaaaattaatctacCAAACTAATCAAGAAATCGAATTGAGTAATgtcttaaaataattttattttataaatttcTCAAACCATTCTCTTATAATAGCACCAATGAACAATTTAGCaatttgtaatttataattttatatttttattttgttttaactaaaatattatagtttagagTTTAATGAAAATATTATATTTTAATGAAAGGATAAGAGTTAATGAAGAAGAATCTTATTTATTTCCTTATTTGAGTGGATGTATTTGGGGGAAAATTTTTCATAatccttattcttattcttatataGAGAATGAGAATGTAATAGTTTGATTTtacaattgcaaaaaaaaaaaattattaatatgGAATCAAATTACCATACATACCCAAGAACAATGGCAAAGATGAAGGTGATTGCAGGAGTTGAATTAGTAGATGCAGTTCCAATTGATGAGTTTGTCATGTAAAGTCCTTGGTAGTAGAGCAGTTGACACAATACCACTCTGTCCATGAGGAGTATTAAAAATGGGAATCCATATGAGAAaaccttcacataattatttcaTTTATTATTTTGATAAATAATGTGAGTTCACTCATTAATTTCTCATAATAAAATTTTATGAATCGgtctttttttatttatttagatTTTTAATGTGTGTCCATGTCATAAAAACATTTTAaccatcacaaattctcattatagacggacactatccgtctatacgtatagacggataccatttcccctcataaaatacccatttgtcataaagtgggaagcacatggggggtgccccaccttgtctcccctacccattttattagaggtctttacccgtctgttcgccccacccgtctataccaagacctattgtttaACCATACCCAATAAAAGCGGAAATGAAGATCAAAAGGAAGCTCTTGCTTCCCATACTTGATTTACTCCTAGTTGATTTCCCCCTTCAAAAGCATCAGATAGTCCCATTAGATAAGTTTAATGATCGACTTATTTTTATATGAGATCGTCTCATGATGGAAGCAATAATATATCTTATAGACTTATAGTATGATGATTAACTCATATTCAAACAACCAAACTATCCAAAATAAATGTGTTTCAAAAAAGcgcaaatactatcctacaattagtagcattgtacaaccgcctcaaaattgttgagctcttacacaaagttgttgagctattttacgaaattattgagtttaataattattctgttaaactcaataactttgtaccataactcgataattttgttaataaagctcgacaactttgtaacaaagctcaactacattgaataaattgtatatacaaccagttgtataatacattaactgtcaAAAAAATTGTGGAATCAAAACCTGAACAAGTTTTTAAAAAATTGGTTTATATATAACACATTTATACCGTATATCACGAAACTAATTGCAAGTATTAAACCTTACCCTCTTCTTCTGTACAACGGTCTTATAATTATAAATGAACATTGAGTAAGGTAGGAACTGAAAAGAAATGGACCTTGTAAAGTAACAAAGAAGAAAAGTAAAAAGAGCGGCAATGGCCTGTCTATAAACAGTAAAAACCATAGGGCTCATTCCGGCCACTAAGGAAGCCCGGTTCAATAACGCGTTGGTGGCCGTCACAAATTGCAACGTTATCATGGCGGCAACCGGTGAATAATCATCCCATGCTCCCATTTTTCTAAcgcttttgattttgatttgggagCTTCCAAACTTATAGAAGTTGGGTGGAATGGGAGCTTAGGAAGAGTCCAACATATATAGATAAATAAAGCTTTAAAATCGTTTGTAATCCAAACATTATTTTCAGGCTTTCTATTAGAGtacacacaaaatctcattatagacgacatatatccgtctataactaaagacgggccaaatacaataccacatttctAATAGGACAAATAACAAGTGGGGTGGTAggggcaaaaaatgtcaccactttcaagctatttgactcgtctttagctatagacggatatacgTCTATAACAAGACTAGCTGTAAAGTACAAGTAATTGCAATTGCAATTTGCAACTTTGAATAATTCAAGCTAAATAAATATCATTAAACTACAAAAGCACATTCCTCATTATCGCTTGTCTGTCACGGTCGTTGAAATAGCGTCggttattttttattattatttttttgttttggtCTTGATTAAGAGTATCACCTATGGATAGTTGAAAATAATCTCCTCCAATTGAAGCAATCTCCTCCGAAATACTAAAGACAATTTAATAGCGTGGGTTAGGTCAAAGGGCCAGCTAAGTATCATGAATGAGACTCAATAATAATTAACATCACATTAAACTCTCATGATCGTAGAATTAATTATGCACGTCTTACTCCACTGATTGCAGATTCAAATCCAGCAAATAAGAAATAACAAAAGAAATAAAGATTTTTTTATAATTAACGCCAAAGTGTAGAGGGTAATTTTATATTGGTTATTTTACAGTAGACCTCTCAACCAAGACCTCTCGAGTAAGAcgtgtatgtgtatatatatatatatatatatatacaaataacGCGTAAGAAATCCCATTCCTCATATCGTGATGACGATATTGTGTTTTTCTTTTAGACAAATGTGTACTATTTTATATGAATCTTTTAGACAAATGTGTACTATTTTATAGAATCAAAAGGGTTTATTACTTACATACCAACTATAGTGCAAACTGATGCGTATTAGAGACCTCTAAACTAGAAGAAACTCAACTAATTAGTTATAACATAACTAATAGTAATACAAACAGACTCGGTAAAAATACAAAGAGGACGCCTCTCACGTGGTGAATGGTAGAAGGCATCGAACTAGATTAGACAATCCTTTCTTTTAGAGCTGACGACCATTTGCAGGGTCGTAAATCTGGAGGAGATAGTAAAACCTCCAACCATAACTAACGATTTATTCTTGAAACTAGCGCGATCACGACCCATAAAATGTCGGCTACATCTCTTGCTTGAGTGTGCCTTCACGACTGAAAAGATAAACGGACATTGACTTGACCAGTGATCAGAACCCTCCATCCCGGACCGCTCCAAAAGTGTAGTGCTATTTACCATTCACATGAAGGTTTTTAACTTCATCCAACTCACGAAAAATATCTTTATTTCGAGGCTCCACCGAGACCGCCTCCTCCAAAGTGCAGCGAGCCTCAGGTAACCTATTCAAACTTCTAAGTGCGACGGCTTTACAAAAGAGGGCCTTGGCATGTCGAGGATATTAATTCAGCACAATTGAACATAGAATTAACGCTTCTTCGAAAGCACGTACACTAGTAGAAATAAGGCAATTGACATTGGTTGAAAACAGTGATTGGCATCGGTTCTCAACCGATGCCAATCAAGGCGATGTAAATGTCCCTTTTTTCAATTGGCATCGGTTCACAACTGATGCCACTTTGTTTGTAGTGGCATCGGTTATAACATGAGAATCGATGACAATATTACGTTAGGAACCGATGTCAATGTCAGTATATTGGGATCTATTACACCACACAACCGATGccactttccttttttttctttttttattcaaTGCACAATTATAAATTATACAACCTgcaatttatttcataaaagctGCTATCAAAAATTCGTCAATATCTCTCTTTAAATTAAACAATCCAATTTTTACAATCCGCAAAATTAATTTCGATACCAAAAAATTCAAATACAATACAACCATTCAACAAATTACGTCTAACAAAACAAGCACATACATACATGCCGTCTTTTGTTTACAATCTTCTGTTTACTACATGTTATCTTTTTTTTACAATATAGAGCCCAAAATTCCTCAACCTTGTTCATTTCTTCAAATGTAACTACTCCATCGAACCCGAACTCGAACACGAACTCGAACCGAACTCGAACTCGAACTCGAACTCGAACTCGAGATGAGCCCTCAGCCTCTCCCGCAAAACTCATCGGcaatatgatagtagatgagcctACCACCTGGCTTAGGCGGTGAGTAAGTCCCTGAGTCACTTGACTGCAAAATTAAAAAAACCAAGAACCAAAAGCCATTCAGTACTCAAACCCATAAAACATTCTTCGTACCTTATAAGTTCAGTAGTTCACTCTAACCATAAATGACAGCACACAAACACTATTAGACAAATACTCATTCAAAATCTAAAAGGATAGAAGAATACATAAAATCGTATATGAAAGATCCATACGGCTTACAACAACAAAATGGtctttttttttgatgaaatgttaGTCACTTCTCATTAAGCTCAATATAAACAGCTATTACAAGCTACTTCCAATTTTAACAGAAATTACAACCATTGGCAAACTAATACATAATCACTATATATATCTAAAGTTTCACATTAGATGAATTCAAGATGGTCTATTTATCAGTTCGTCTTTTATTTCGCAATTTTAATCTTCATCGACTACACATAGGCAAATATAATTTTTTGCCCACACCCACCCGTCTTATCAAAAGAAAAAACATAAGAACATTGCAAATGACTGCATGCTACTACATAGTTATCAAATTCAGCTGCTTGCTAACTTAGTATCAGCAAACTATTAACACTAATCCAAAACCAAACAATTCAAAAATGTAAAAGGCTGACATATAGAGATATTTTTAAACAGCAGTAGAATGACTGCATAAGAGGATCTCACCAACATCAGTTTTCAAGGTGGCCTTAATTCTACTAGTGGTAATTTAATAGCAGAAGAAACTAAATTTAAACACAAAGAAATCGTTCGTTAGGCTTGATAAAGAGCTTAAATCAAGATCGGACACATCCTTCAGAGCATCACTCAAGAGGCTACATGTTTTGTCATAGCAGGCACTCGCCTCGACAAACTGATTTTTTGTCTTAAAAGATCATTACCTAATAAGTCTTTAAAGgcatgaattttagaaaaggggGAAGCATCTAAAcgggaaaaataaaaaaaaaataaaaactatcATCATCCTCCGATCCGACACAACCATAGAAATAACCAAAGCACTCAAGAAATTCGACACGGGATAAATGATTCATGAGCTAGGTAATTGATCTAGGCACTAGGGCTGTAAATGAAATGAGTCTGCTCGACAAGCCCTCgggatcggctcggtcaaagctcgactCGAGATCGGTCAAActgagctcgagctcgggctcaAACTAAGCTGAGCCCAaaccgagccgagctcgagcacACTAAGGCTCGGCTCGGGAGCTCGTTTGAGCTcgttatttttaaaattacttaatgtttttcaatatatttacttacattgtatcaattttaaaataagttgatggggcatattctgcaccgctgaccaagtcaacatattgagcaaggtcaaagatatccacagcaaagtcaacgacttagacagtctagccgatgcaacccatcagcctgtcacctgggtctcggcctggcgaccagccagccggggcacatatccgcgtactcacatccaaggaccctcggccggcctgccataggtctatcggccgagggtagaacggtctttccacctgctagccacttggccacttggccactacgtgacaaaaggtgaaagtctataaatactcctcaaccttcattgaggaagggatccacaatttaacctaagaatcactattcatctggtaatatctttcttatctctctacaatatacaatTAGCCaagcaacaacttacctctctaagtttactgacttgagcgtcggagtgagtacgctcggccaaagccgagccctcagtttgttcatcgtttcaggagaccgcaaggaggattcaagcaaagacgtcattctacaagccacgggtggtaacaatacttgctctggaattacacccggaacaattggcgccgtctgtgggaaaagacactagaagctagtcacaaacattcccaaacaaaaaaaaaaaataaacacaaaaaaaaacccaccccaaaagctaagaagatgtcgaaacaacaagaggtattcgtaaatgacgaaaccgagctacaccaagatgatacctttcaccattctggagtcgtgcagccctccaccggcggagtaatccaaccggaatacgggatgccaataataccagatacgccgctgcccgccgaccaagtcaccatcatgggacatttggttgatgcagcaaaactaaaactactcctggacctaattggtagtacgccggctcacactgtcacgccgacaagagcaaCAGAAACCGTCCAGgaaaccagggcccaaaatgtgaccccCAGAAACTTGAACGAGGCCTTGGAGGAGGCCGACCCTGCCAAGacaccgggggagcccaaagtggtcgtgggaGACCTAAGTCCCTCTCGCACTCGTGAGAGGACTGCGTCGCCGCGGCAcaaacgaggcacaccccggaggagcgaaagaagcccgactcagcagagtcggagaagaagcccgagccggataaggagtccttcccgctacgaggagaggagccggactaggaatggggggagccgatcgccacgtgtcattcggcacgtggtcagacagcccctcagtgcctacgtcattgaaaccgccgtgccaaccaagctaaagttgccggcgttcacgtacaaaggagatagtgatccaaccgaccacgccgaggctttcgagtcttacatgtcggtatgggagcagcccgatgaggtctggtgtcgagtcttcccaacaactttgcatgggatggctcaaaattggtacaaggg
The Silene latifolia isolate original U9 population chromosome 11, ASM4854445v1, whole genome shotgun sequence genome window above contains:
- the LOC141610589 gene encoding WAT1-related protein At4g30420-like produces the protein MGSKSFLLIFISAFIGVVLCQLLYYQGLYMTNSSIGTASTNSTPAITFIFAIVLGMEQVSIKKLSSIAKISGTIICVGGAICIALIRGPKILINIQFANFLVLIKSSSSSSNDHIWILGSLYLFLSATCWAIWLIMQVPISKCYPDSLSFSAWTSFIGMLQALAIAVFTTSDLKSWNLTSPLELTSCFFSGIVGSGAKYFIHAWCIKKRGPFYSSVFGPLSTILTTGLECIILHENLYVGSLLGATAVIIGLYAVLWGKSEERKGICHSTVEENQTEEYINSGSDAEQPLLQGNPNVADRVV